One window of Athalia rosae chromosome 2, iyAthRosa1.1, whole genome shotgun sequence genomic DNA carries:
- the LOC105688483 gene encoding probable sodium/potassium/calcium exchanger CG1090 isoform X2 codes for MTEGLCSTVEKQPSMRNKPRRLTRREKWPLHVGLFLLYVLVQTTTSVYTSTTTADDLDQPVSVLSQISKDHETARLENRKTPDDGNKVGTPSSVTKESLLQMQKPTIESLKENKQREEPSAQSKGEANNLQNRKPNTTGMPVRVTTESEDIRPTYRPRRPNCSAPAIEQFPRPLMGPEARKHGGLIIHVLVAIYTFLGLAIVCDDYFVSSLDRICEELRLSPDVAGATFMAAGSSAPELATVVIGVFFAKDDIGVSGVIGSAVFNIMFVISVCGLCSGTVSKLNWWPLCRDCFFYAISILVMLGTIYNESISWPEALLMLITYAIYCVVLSFNERLERWAKSLNLPYLPKDSDPAEESALVSYRSLQEERLSYTGPNSPVTDQIKSEGNSMQDGSNPQATKPTPCPAQPQYYKAKEADPNEISPLVMPIDGGRWGLFSWGLVYPIHFMCRLSMPDCRQEKWKRWYPFTFCVSMIWISFYSYFMVWMITIIGSTLGIPDTVMGLTFVAAGVSVPDALSSLAVIKEGLGDMAVSNAVGSNVFDILVCLGLPWFIQTAMIQPGSHVNVTSRGLTYSTISLLSTVVFLVVATHLNGWKLDRRYGVVLMAWYLIFIAFASLYELNVFGEMNPPMCPSLF; via the exons atgaccgaaggACTCTGCAGCACTGTGGAG AAACAGCCGTCTATGAGAAATAAACCACGCAGGTTGACACGGAGGGAAAAATGGCCTTTGCACGTGGGTCTTTTTCTACTTTACGTTTTGGTACAGACTACGACATCGGTTTATACATCAACAACTACAGCGGATGATTTAGATCAGCCTGTTTCCGTCCTATCGCAGATCAGTAAAGACCATGAAACAGCGCGTTTGGAGAACAGGAAGACTCCGGATGACGGTAATAAAGTCGGTACTCCAAGCTCCGTCACGAAAGAGTCATTATTACAAATGCAAAAACCGACAATCGAGAGCCTAAAGGAAAATAAACAGCGTGAAGAACCCAGTGCCCAATCTAAGGGGGAAGCAAATAATCTGCAGAATCGAAAACCGAATACTACG GGGATGCCCGTTCGAGTTACAACAGAATCAGAAGATATACGACCAACTTATAGACCACGCAGACCTAACTGTTCTGCTCCAGCTATTGAACAATTTCCCAGACCGCTGATGGGGCCAGAGGCACGGAAGCATGGTGGCCTGATAATTCATGTGCTTGTCGCTATCTACACTTTCCTTGGATTAGCCATTGTCTGCGATGACTATTTCGTCTCTAGTTTGGACAGGATTTGTGAAG AACTAAGACTCTCCCCGGATGTTGCTGGGGCCACCTTTATGGCAGCAGGCTCTTCCGCTCCGGAATTGGCAACTGTCGTTATAGGAGTTTTCTTTGCAAAAGATGATATTGGG gtaAGCGGAGTGATAGGGAGTGCAGTTTTCAACATAATGTTTGTGATATCGGTTTGTGGCCTATGTTCTGGAACAGTCTCAAAATTAAATTGGTGGCCACTCTGCAGAGACTGCTTCTTCTATGCAATTTCCATTCTTGTTATGCTTGGTACTATTTACAACGAATCGATATCTTG GCCTGAGGCGCTGCTCATGCTGATAACATACGCTATTTATTGTGTGGTTTTATCATTTAACGAGCGCTTGGAACGCTGGGCTAAGTCTCTGAATCTACCATACCTGCCAAAAGACAGCGATCCTGCCGAAGAGAGTGCGTTGGTTAGCTACAGGTCACTTCAGGAGGAAAGACTCTCTTATACCGGACCTAATTCACCAGTTACCGATCAAATCAAGAGCGAAG GTAACAGTATGCAGGACGGCTCTAATCCGCAGGCTACTAAACCAACACCGTGCCCAGCACAGCCCCAGTATTACAAAGCAAAAGAGGCCGATCCTAACGAAATATCTCCATTAGTTATGCCAATTGATGGAGGAAGGTGGGGACTTTTTTCCTGGGGCCTGGTGTACCCTATACACTTTATGTGTCGACTCAGCATGCCGGACTGTAGGcaggaaaaatggaagagatgGTACCCCTTCACTTTCTGTGTATCCATGATTTGGATCAGCTTCTACAGCTATTTCATGGTCTGGATGATCACCATAATTG GGAGTACGTTGGGTATCCCAGACACGGTGATGGGTTTGACATTTGTGGCTGCAGGAGTGAGCGTTCCAGATGCCTTGTCGTCCTTAGCCGTTATAAAAGAAGGACTGGGAGACATGGCTGTAAGTAACGCAGTCGGTAGCAACGTTTTCGACATTCTGGTTTGCCTTGGACTCCCGTGGTTCATTCAAACTGCTATGATTCAACCAGGTTCACACGTCAATGTTACGAGCAGAG GTTTAACTTACTCGACGATATCGTTGCTATCAACAGTAGTGTTTTTGGTAGTAGCGACTCATTTGAACGGCTGGAAATTGGACCGACGATACGGGGTGGTCTTGATGGCTTGGTAtctgattttcatcgcgttCGCATCCTTGTATGAACTGAACGTTTTCGGTGAAATGAATCCTCCCATGTGTCCCAGTCTGTTTTAA
- the LOC105688483 gene encoding probable sodium/potassium/calcium exchanger CG1090 isoform X1: MTEGLCSTVEKQPSMRNKPRRLTRREKWPLHVGLFLLYVLVQTTTSVYTSTTTADDLDQPVSVLSQISKDHETARLENRKTPDDGNKVGTPSSVTKESLLQMQKPTIESLKENKQREEPSAQSKGEANNLQNRKPNTTGMPVRVTTESEDIRPTYRPRRPNCSAPAIEQFPRPLMGPEARKHGGLIIHVLVAIYTFLGLAIVCDDYFVSSLDRICEELRLSPDVAGATFMAAGSSAPELATVVIGVFFAKDDIGVSGVIGSAVFNIMFVISVCGLCSGTVSKLNWWPLCRDCFFYAISILVMLGTIYNESISWPEALLMLITYAIYCVVLSFNERLERWAKSLNLPYLPKDSDPAEESALVSYRSLQEERLSYTGPNSPVTDQIKSEGAKYEHCFFSPILLCNNNWNSLKSLHVSRDSILPGNSMQDGSNPQATKPTPCPAQPQYYKAKEADPNEISPLVMPIDGGRWGLFSWGLVYPIHFMCRLSMPDCRQEKWKRWYPFTFCVSMIWISFYSYFMVWMITIIGSTLGIPDTVMGLTFVAAGVSVPDALSSLAVIKEGLGDMAVSNAVGSNVFDILVCLGLPWFIQTAMIQPGSHVNVTSRGLTYSTISLLSTVVFLVVATHLNGWKLDRRYGVVLMAWYLIFIAFASLYELNVFGEMNPPMCPSLF; encoded by the exons atgaccgaaggACTCTGCAGCACTGTGGAG AAACAGCCGTCTATGAGAAATAAACCACGCAGGTTGACACGGAGGGAAAAATGGCCTTTGCACGTGGGTCTTTTTCTACTTTACGTTTTGGTACAGACTACGACATCGGTTTATACATCAACAACTACAGCGGATGATTTAGATCAGCCTGTTTCCGTCCTATCGCAGATCAGTAAAGACCATGAAACAGCGCGTTTGGAGAACAGGAAGACTCCGGATGACGGTAATAAAGTCGGTACTCCAAGCTCCGTCACGAAAGAGTCATTATTACAAATGCAAAAACCGACAATCGAGAGCCTAAAGGAAAATAAACAGCGTGAAGAACCCAGTGCCCAATCTAAGGGGGAAGCAAATAATCTGCAGAATCGAAAACCGAATACTACG GGGATGCCCGTTCGAGTTACAACAGAATCAGAAGATATACGACCAACTTATAGACCACGCAGACCTAACTGTTCTGCTCCAGCTATTGAACAATTTCCCAGACCGCTGATGGGGCCAGAGGCACGGAAGCATGGTGGCCTGATAATTCATGTGCTTGTCGCTATCTACACTTTCCTTGGATTAGCCATTGTCTGCGATGACTATTTCGTCTCTAGTTTGGACAGGATTTGTGAAG AACTAAGACTCTCCCCGGATGTTGCTGGGGCCACCTTTATGGCAGCAGGCTCTTCCGCTCCGGAATTGGCAACTGTCGTTATAGGAGTTTTCTTTGCAAAAGATGATATTGGG gtaAGCGGAGTGATAGGGAGTGCAGTTTTCAACATAATGTTTGTGATATCGGTTTGTGGCCTATGTTCTGGAACAGTCTCAAAATTAAATTGGTGGCCACTCTGCAGAGACTGCTTCTTCTATGCAATTTCCATTCTTGTTATGCTTGGTACTATTTACAACGAATCGATATCTTG GCCTGAGGCGCTGCTCATGCTGATAACATACGCTATTTATTGTGTGGTTTTATCATTTAACGAGCGCTTGGAACGCTGGGCTAAGTCTCTGAATCTACCATACCTGCCAAAAGACAGCGATCCTGCCGAAGAGAGTGCGTTGGTTAGCTACAGGTCACTTCAGGAGGAAAGACTCTCTTATACCGGACCTAATTCACCAGTTACCGATCAAATCAAGAGCGAAGGTGCAAAATATgagcattgttttttttcccccatcttACTCTGTAACAATAATTGGAACAGTCTCAAGTCCCTTCATGTAAGCCGTGATTCGATTCTTCCAGGTAACAGTATGCAGGACGGCTCTAATCCGCAGGCTACTAAACCAACACCGTGCCCAGCACAGCCCCAGTATTACAAAGCAAAAGAGGCCGATCCTAACGAAATATCTCCATTAGTTATGCCAATTGATGGAGGAAGGTGGGGACTTTTTTCCTGGGGCCTGGTGTACCCTATACACTTTATGTGTCGACTCAGCATGCCGGACTGTAGGcaggaaaaatggaagagatgGTACCCCTTCACTTTCTGTGTATCCATGATTTGGATCAGCTTCTACAGCTATTTCATGGTCTGGATGATCACCATAATTG GGAGTACGTTGGGTATCCCAGACACGGTGATGGGTTTGACATTTGTGGCTGCAGGAGTGAGCGTTCCAGATGCCTTGTCGTCCTTAGCCGTTATAAAAGAAGGACTGGGAGACATGGCTGTAAGTAACGCAGTCGGTAGCAACGTTTTCGACATTCTGGTTTGCCTTGGACTCCCGTGGTTCATTCAAACTGCTATGATTCAACCAGGTTCACACGTCAATGTTACGAGCAGAG GTTTAACTTACTCGACGATATCGTTGCTATCAACAGTAGTGTTTTTGGTAGTAGCGACTCATTTGAACGGCTGGAAATTGGACCGACGATACGGGGTGGTCTTGATGGCTTGGTAtctgattttcatcgcgttCGCATCCTTGTATGAACTGAACGTTTTCGGTGAAATGAATCCTCCCATGTGTCCCAGTCTGTTTTAA
- the LOC105688257 gene encoding tetratricopeptide repeat protein 1: protein MDNSCPNRLQSNEEIIEELTRDLAESAIKITPETERTNEDLDFKETSVDDKTTKSCTSGTNNDPFADIGKDDQESDDATKVNELPDDFVDEEALKDREVELTDDQREELKKEAQYLKNEGNELFKNGEYQKAMVTYTRGLQTCPLAFDKDRAILYANRAASKIKYMDEKESAISDCTKAVELNPSYVKAYLRRALLYEETDKLDEALEDFKKILTFDPAHSEANYAVRRLPPLIAERNEKLKTEMMGKLKDLGNLVLRPFGLSTDNFELKQDPNSGGYSVNFTQNPR, encoded by the exons ATGGATAATAGTTGTCCAAATAGACTGCAATCGAACGAGGAAATAATAGAAGAGTTAACACGAGACCTGGCTGAATCTGCGATAAAAATCACGCCAGAAACAGAGAGAACCAATGAAGATCTTGATTTTAAAGAGACGAGTGTTGATgataaaacaacaaaaagttGCACCTCTGGTACCAACAATGATCCCTTTGCCGATATAGGCAAGGATGATCAGGAGTCAGATGATGCGACTAAAGTGAACGAACTTCCGGATGATTTTGTTGACGAAGAAGCATTAAAGGACAGAGAAGTTGAGCTGACGGATGATCAAAGAGAG GAATTGAAGAAAGAAGCACAGTATCTGAAGAACGAGGGTAATGAGCTCTTTAAAAATGGAGAATACCAAAAAGCTATGGTAACTTATACTAGAGGCTTACAAACCTGCCCTTTGGCCTTTGATAAGGATAGAGCAATTTTGTATGCCAATAGAGCAGCCTCTAAAATTAAATACATG GATGAGAAAGAATCTGCTATATCTGACTGCACCAAAGCTGTAGAGTTGAATCCGAGTTACGTGAAGGCTTATCTGCGTCGGGCTCTGTTGTACGAAGAGACAGATAAACTGGACGAAGCTCTCGAAGACTTTAAAAAGATTCTTACCTTTGATCCAGCTCACAGCGAAGCCAACTATGCAGTAAGA AGATTGCCGCCACTCATAGCTGAGAGgaacgaaaaactgaaaacggaaatGATGGGAAAGCTTAAAGACCTCGGAAATTTGGTTCTTAGACCGTTTGGTCTTTCCACAGATAATTTCGAGCTGAAACAAGACCCAAACAGCGGAGGATATTCCGTGAACTTTACCCAAAATCCAAGATAA
- the LOC105688260 gene encoding uncharacterized protein LOC105688260, translating to MAKKYSMFLTVTAFMSIVSVTIICISMATENWISSTVSPASGLIAYGNSEVNYGLFEGTLIRRIVQTPTIYDLYITCIWGSNACAWSCMSTHEERITEVETLLAGGLPSFACTPRGSSSSSSGVTVNSRNGTDIPALVNAGAWVSNVIFMVLFLTAAVISAVLSVINSIWNPPETYFNVLGIFIANIVAGCLNVIPVLISAIHYAIITQEDVAIRDTIVGEFTSKSILSFSFWILLVPVVLHGVNIGLLLIREWLINSEPPETKIDIDEFADGTIVLF from the exons ATGGCCAAAAAATACAGTATGTTTCTGACTGTGACGGCGTTCATGTCAATCGTATCTGTGACTATAATCTGCATATCCATGGCCACTGAAAACTGGATTAGTTCAACAGTTTCCCCCGCATCGGGACTGATAGCGTACGGAAACTCAGAAGTGAATTATGGCCTTTTTGAAGGGACTTTGATAAGAAGAATCGTTCAGACGCCCACCATATATGATCTTTACA TTACCTGCATTTGGGGTTCGAACGCCTGTGCATGGAGTTGTATGTCGACACACGAAGAGAGGATAACGGAAGTAGAGACGCTTTTAGCCGGTGGTTTGCCGAGTTTCGCTTGCACTCCCAGAGGGTCATCCTCGTCGTCCAGCGGGGTCACTGTAAATTCGCGGAATGGCACAG ATATCCCAGCTTTGGTGAACGCAGGAGCTTGGGTGAGCAACGTAATTTTTATGGTTCTGTTTCTCACAGCAGCCGTAATTTCCGCCGTACTTTCAGTGATAAACAGTATTTGGAACCCACCTGAAACATATTTTAACGTTTTG GGTATTTTTATTGCCAACATCGTGGCCGGGTGTTTGAACGTCATCCCGGTTCTAATCTCGGCAATTCATTATGCGATAATTACACAGGAAGATGTTGCAATCAGAGATACCATCGTAGGAGAATTTACGTCCAAATCaattctctcattttcattttg GATTCTCCTGGTACCGGTTGTCTTACACGGCGTTAATAttggattattattaattcgcGAATGGCTCATAAACAGCGAACCGCCCGAAACGAAAATTGACATCGACGAATTCGCCGACGGAACCATAGTTCTTTTCTAA